Proteins encoded together in one Prochlorococcus marinus str. MIT 9211 window:
- a CDS encoding TIGR03279 family radical SAM protein produces MWNEPSLSVAEKTQQSNGIKDPRPAVVESVEPGSIGEDLGFEPGDQVISINGVKPRDLIDYRYLIVEEELDLEVIDKTGKVHQINFEKDNDEGLGLAFTEALFDGINQCNNQCPFCFIDQQPEGRRKSLYIKDDDFRMSFLYGSYLTLTNLGEKDWGRIEKQRLSPLFVSVHATDPNLRIKLLNNNRAGLIMKQIEWFSKRNLQLHAQVVVCPGLNDGKALENTLNDLFRYSKGEWPVILSTAVVPVGLTRFRPKNDCLKPVDTKCAKTVIDQVERLQENYKSFIGTNFAWLSDEWYLLAGKELPRRESYEDLPQEENGVGSIRSFLESMDQATQHLPKKINTPRQCSWVVGKLVEDALKPACARLNKIDLFSINLFGLSSTYWGQDKVVTGLLTGQDLIQGLQNENLGERLLVPSVMLRHEMPIFLDDMHIDEVSKALKIPIDIVYSPSDFINKAIGKGKNVT; encoded by the coding sequence GTGTGGAACGAACCCTCTCTGAGCGTTGCAGAAAAAACCCAACAATCAAATGGCATTAAAGATCCTAGACCTGCAGTAGTTGAATCTGTGGAGCCTGGGTCCATTGGAGAAGACCTTGGGTTTGAGCCTGGCGATCAAGTTATCAGTATTAATGGAGTAAAACCTAGAGATCTCATAGATTATCGGTATCTAATAGTTGAAGAAGAGCTCGACCTAGAAGTGATTGATAAAACTGGAAAAGTACATCAGATCAATTTTGAGAAAGATAATGATGAAGGTCTAGGCTTAGCTTTTACGGAAGCCCTATTTGATGGGATTAATCAATGTAATAATCAGTGTCCTTTTTGCTTTATAGATCAACAACCTGAAGGACGGAGAAAAAGTTTGTATATCAAAGATGATGATTTTCGGATGAGCTTCCTATATGGCTCTTATTTAACCTTGACCAATCTAGGGGAAAAGGATTGGGGAAGAATTGAGAAGCAACGTCTATCCCCTCTCTTTGTCTCTGTGCACGCTACAGATCCAAACCTAAGGATCAAGTTATTAAACAACAACCGAGCAGGATTAATAATGAAGCAAATAGAGTGGTTTTCCAAGCGAAATCTACAATTGCATGCTCAAGTTGTTGTTTGTCCTGGTCTTAATGATGGGAAAGCTTTAGAGAACACTTTGAATGATCTCTTTAGATATTCTAAGGGTGAATGGCCTGTAATTCTTTCCACAGCTGTGGTACCAGTGGGTCTGACACGTTTTCGTCCAAAAAATGATTGTCTAAAGCCTGTTGATACAAAATGTGCAAAAACAGTTATTGATCAAGTAGAAAGGCTGCAAGAAAATTACAAATCTTTTATTGGAACTAATTTTGCATGGCTCTCAGACGAATGGTATTTATTAGCAGGGAAAGAATTGCCTAGAAGAGAATCATATGAAGATCTTCCACAAGAAGAGAATGGAGTAGGAAGCATCCGATCGTTTTTAGAAAGCATGGATCAAGCTACCCAACACCTCCCCAAAAAAATAAATACCCCAAGGCAGTGCAGCTGGGTTGTAGGGAAGCTTGTCGAAGATGCGCTCAAACCTGCATGTGCAAGGCTAAACAAAATAGATCTTTTTTCAATAAATCTATTTGGCCTTTCAAGTACATACTGGGGGCAAGACAAAGTAGTTACAGGGCTACTGACTGGTCAAGATCTGATCCAAGGCTTGCAGAATGAAAATCTAGGAGAGAGACTGTTAGTCCCGTCAGTAATGCTGAGGCATGAAATGCCAATTTTTCTAGATGATATGCATATAGATGAAGTGAGCAAAGCGCTAAAAATCCCTATAGATATAGTTTATAGTCCTTCAGACTTCATAAATAAAGCGATAGGAAAAGGGAAGAATGTAACCTAG
- a CDS encoding DUF3120 domain-containing protein gives MYLSNPRTLQFWASTLVVLPVFLQAPWVHFHPLSALLFTFVLLLGGILLEDLINAKWSRIGSLLVGVSGSWLGGCLFWGWLRMYPVLHLPVEAVALPAAFLGITSRWRIGAGFYLSCLLGTAFTDLMMVLTGVMKQWPDVVNSSFDNAAETLHSTALNLLNPISLAMLLIAALLIVCISDQMRQRGNLASSLEGGTWLVASAALTTTLWVDGLFFITTLIQPKLSGLI, from the coding sequence GTGTATTTGTCTAACCCAAGAACATTGCAATTTTGGGCTAGTACGCTTGTGGTTCTTCCTGTCTTTTTGCAAGCTCCTTGGGTCCATTTTCATCCATTGTCAGCGCTGTTGTTTACTTTTGTCCTGTTACTAGGGGGAATACTTTTAGAAGATTTAATTAATGCAAAATGGTCTCGGATTGGATCTCTTTTAGTGGGGGTAAGTGGAAGTTGGTTAGGAGGGTGCTTGTTTTGGGGTTGGTTGCGAATGTATCCAGTGCTTCATCTGCCTGTCGAAGCTGTGGCCCTTCCTGCTGCTTTTTTAGGAATCACCTCTAGATGGCGAATAGGCGCAGGGTTTTACTTGTCTTGTTTATTGGGGACAGCTTTTACTGATCTAATGATGGTTTTGACAGGGGTTATGAAGCAATGGCCTGATGTTGTTAATTCTTCTTTTGACAATGCTGCTGAGACTCTTCATTCAACAGCTTTAAATCTTTTGAACCCAATTTCCCTAGCAATGCTATTGATAGCTGCGCTTTTGATAGTTTGTATATCTGATCAAATGCGGCAAAGAGGTAATCTTGCAAGTTCTTTGGAAGGAGGTACTTGGTTGGTGGCAAGTGCTGCCTTGACTACAACACTCTGGGTTGACGGGTTGTTCTTCATAACAACTTTGATCCAACCAAAACTAAGTGGCTTGATTTAA
- the nadB gene encoding L-aspartate oxidase: MRLSNTSNSLIPTYWDVVVIGAGAAGLMTCLEMPSNLKILLLNRNTSKRSSSRWAQGGIAAVTRFEDSFASHAEDTFKAGAGLCDSDAVKMLVEEAPKCVQRLQNLGMEFDRDNNGLATTLEAAHSHRRVLHVQDRTGRALVEVLRDQVEQRSNILHRRGVRVTQLLVDNNHCFGVQLLDGPYLHSVLSRAVVLASGGGGHLFKNTTNPAQACGEGLALAWNAGAAIEDLEFVQFHPTALKLKGASCFLISEAVRGEGAVLVDHFGNSPVSHLARKDLASRDQVSRALFQAMQSQKVNHLGLDLTRIPPKKIETRFPSILQRCREFGVDPMKTVIPVAPAAHYWMGGVATDLNAATSLSGLYAVGEVACTGVHGANRLASNSLMECLVFARKMSAIELIDSCKLPRITKELITVDSSIPLQGKLSTDYLTNAIEDLRQLCWKQAGVDRTEKGMMYAIRSIKKDLDCLNKEPLLEFLRNQNIDICNYFNESNRKSLNLLLDLSHRQLSSLLMLQACLFRKESRGGHFRRDSPHQLPFWKCHSRQILGKEIATRPIENSLSRNP, encoded by the coding sequence ATGAGGCTTAGTAATACTTCTAATTCCCTTATTCCTACTTATTGGGATGTAGTTGTCATAGGTGCTGGCGCGGCTGGTCTAATGACTTGTCTTGAGATGCCTTCTAATTTGAAAATATTGCTTTTAAATAGAAATACCAGCAAAAGGTCATCTAGTCGATGGGCTCAAGGAGGGATAGCGGCAGTCACTCGATTTGAAGATAGTTTTGCAAGTCATGCAGAAGATACTTTTAAGGCAGGAGCAGGGTTATGCGATTCTGATGCAGTAAAAATGCTTGTCGAAGAAGCCCCTAAATGTGTTCAGCGTCTACAGAATTTGGGAATGGAATTTGATAGAGATAACAATGGCCTTGCTACAACCTTAGAGGCTGCTCATTCTCATAGAAGGGTTTTGCATGTTCAGGATCGCACAGGAAGAGCATTAGTAGAGGTGCTTAGGGATCAAGTTGAACAGCGTTCTAATATTCTTCATAGACGAGGCGTTCGAGTTACTCAACTTTTAGTTGACAATAATCATTGTTTTGGAGTGCAGCTACTAGATGGACCTTATTTGCACTCTGTTTTGTCAAGAGCAGTGGTTTTGGCTTCAGGGGGCGGTGGTCATTTGTTTAAAAACACTACTAATCCTGCTCAAGCATGTGGAGAAGGCTTGGCCTTGGCTTGGAACGCAGGCGCAGCTATAGAGGATCTTGAATTTGTTCAATTTCACCCTACTGCTTTAAAGCTGAAAGGAGCTTCATGCTTTTTAATCTCTGAAGCTGTCCGAGGTGAAGGTGCTGTTTTAGTTGATCATTTTGGCAATAGTCCTGTGTCTCATCTAGCAAGGAAAGATCTCGCTTCAAGAGATCAAGTTAGTAGGGCTTTGTTTCAAGCTATGCAAAGCCAGAAAGTAAATCATTTAGGCCTGGATTTAACGCGGATTCCTCCAAAGAAAATTGAAACTCGGTTTCCTTCCATTCTTCAAAGATGTAGAGAATTTGGTGTAGACCCTATGAAAACTGTAATTCCAGTTGCACCGGCAGCACATTATTGGATGGGTGGTGTTGCCACGGATTTGAATGCTGCAACATCCTTATCAGGTCTTTATGCAGTTGGCGAGGTTGCTTGTACTGGTGTTCATGGAGCAAATAGATTAGCAAGTAATTCATTGATGGAATGTCTTGTATTCGCTAGGAAAATGTCAGCAATTGAGTTAATAGATAGTTGTAAGTTGCCACGCATTACCAAAGAGCTAATTACAGTTGATTCATCAATCCCACTACAGGGAAAATTAAGTACTGATTATTTAACAAATGCTATTGAAGATTTAAGGCAATTATGTTGGAAGCAAGCAGGTGTAGATAGAACAGAAAAAGGAATGATGTATGCAATCAGATCTATTAAAAAGGATCTTGATTGTTTAAATAAGGAGCCATTATTAGAATTTCTTAGAAATCAAAATATTGATATATGTAATTATTTCAATGAAAGTAACCGTAAGTCTTTAAATCTTCTTTTGGATTTAAGTCATAGACAACTTAGTAGTTTATTAATGTTGCAAGCTTGCTTATTCAGAAAGGAAAGTAGAGGAGGACATTTTAGACGCGATTCACCTCACCAATTACCTTTTTGGAAGTGCCACTCGAGGCAAATTTTAGGCAAAGAAATTGCTACAAGGCCAATTGAAAATTCACTTTCTAGAAATCCCTAG
- a CDS encoding vitamin K epoxide reductase family protein, producing the protein MSSSRLKSRRRNEQGSKVARITIAILSTIGVIDTGSITLHKWGWVGALTCPGGAAGCDKVLNSPWGNIFQGNGYSIPLSFIGFLSYLTVLILAILPFLPILAERKRDFSRATWWSLFFLSTGMAIFSLLLIGIMLLKIKAFCFFCILSAFLSISILILTMIGGAWDDPREMIFKGFLISITVLLGGLIWSSSVDSSPLKAGLNPEAGSAPIVLSKSTPSAIALAEHLTSIGAVKYSAYWCPHCHEQNEMFGKEASSKLLLVECAPDGINSQTKLCQEKEITGFPSWEINGKIEAGIKSLNELANISNYKGPRDF; encoded by the coding sequence ATGAGCTCATCTCGCCTTAAAAGTCGACGCCGTAATGAACAGGGCTCCAAAGTGGCAAGAATTACCATTGCAATACTTTCAACAATAGGAGTAATAGATACAGGTTCTATCACACTACATAAATGGGGATGGGTTGGCGCACTTACCTGTCCCGGTGGTGCCGCAGGGTGTGACAAAGTTCTAAATAGTCCATGGGGCAATATTTTTCAGGGGAATGGTTATTCAATTCCCCTGTCTTTTATTGGTTTTCTCAGCTATTTGACAGTATTAATTTTAGCAATATTGCCTTTCCTTCCAATACTTGCTGAAAGAAAAAGGGATTTCTCAAGAGCTACATGGTGGAGTCTGTTTTTTCTCTCAACTGGTATGGCTATTTTTAGCCTTCTTCTAATTGGGATAATGCTTTTAAAAATAAAAGCATTTTGTTTTTTTTGTATTCTTTCGGCATTTCTTTCAATATCAATTTTAATTTTAACTATGATTGGAGGAGCATGGGATGATCCAAGAGAAATGATATTCAAAGGTTTCCTAATATCAATTACTGTATTACTAGGTGGTTTAATTTGGTCCTCATCTGTTGACTCAAGTCCATTAAAGGCTGGGCTAAATCCTGAAGCAGGTTCAGCCCCAATAGTACTTTCAAAAAGCACACCTTCTGCTATAGCCCTTGCAGAACATTTAACCTCTATAGGAGCAGTTAAATACTCTGCATATTGGTGCCCTCATTGTCATGAGCAAAACGAAATGTTTGGGAAGGAAGCAAGTTCGAAGCTTTTATTAGTGGAATGTGCTCCAGATGGAATCAATAGCCAAACTAAGCTTTGCCAAGAAAAAGAAATCACAGGATTCCCATCATGGGAGATAAATGGAAAAATTGAAGCTGGAATAAAGTCTCTAAATGAATTAGCAAATATTAGTAATTACAAAGGTCCTAGGGATTTCTAG
- the rimO gene encoding 30S ribosomal protein S12 methylthiotransferase RimO, whose protein sequence is MHTSVFKEPKNNDAVLSNHCNASVAFLHLGCEKNLVDTEHMMGLLASEGYGVSSNTDDAEVVVVNTCSFIEQAREESVRALVGLADQGKEIIIAGCLAQHFKSELLESIPEAKAIVGTGDYQNIIEVLQRVRQGERVNQVSENPKFVGDENLPRYRTTGRFVSYLKVAEGCNYRCAFCIIPTLRGNQRSRSVQSIVNEANQLAKEGIQELILISQITTNYGMDLYGRPYLADLLRALSHVDIPWIRIHYAYPTGLTPEVVLAYKEVPNVLPYFDLPLQHSHPDVLRAMNRPWQSDVSSALLNRIKEQLPEAVMRTTLIVGFPGETKAQFDHLCAFVENQKFDHVGVFAFSREEGTEAAKLPNQVPFEIAQARKDKLVAIQQPISAAKNQALIGQTVDVLIEREDLATGELIGRSARFAPEVDGEVRLRPSQVLFNDLHGKIVPALITGSELYDLTGEINHLN, encoded by the coding sequence ATGCATACATCTGTTTTCAAGGAACCTAAAAATAATGATGCTGTGCTCTCTAATCATTGCAATGCCTCAGTAGCTTTTTTGCATCTTGGTTGTGAGAAGAACTTAGTAGATACTGAACACATGATGGGGTTGTTGGCTAGTGAAGGTTATGGCGTTAGTAGCAATACTGATGATGCAGAAGTTGTTGTAGTGAATACTTGCAGTTTCATCGAGCAAGCTCGTGAAGAATCTGTTCGCGCATTAGTAGGACTAGCAGACCAGGGTAAAGAAATAATTATTGCTGGTTGCTTGGCTCAACATTTTAAAAGTGAGTTGCTTGAATCTATCCCCGAAGCCAAAGCTATTGTTGGCACTGGAGATTATCAAAATATTATTGAAGTGCTTCAAAGAGTTCGTCAGGGGGAAAGAGTTAACCAAGTAAGTGAAAATCCTAAGTTTGTTGGCGATGAAAACCTACCTCGCTATAGGACAACTGGTCGATTTGTTTCGTATTTAAAGGTCGCTGAAGGATGTAATTACCGATGCGCTTTTTGCATTATTCCAACTTTGAGAGGAAATCAACGTAGCAGATCTGTTCAATCAATTGTTAATGAAGCGAACCAATTAGCCAAAGAAGGTATTCAAGAATTAATTTTAATTAGTCAGATCACAACTAATTATGGAATGGACCTATATGGAAGGCCTTATCTTGCAGACCTTTTAAGAGCACTTAGTCATGTAGATATTCCTTGGATTCGTATTCATTATGCTTATCCAACCGGTTTAACTCCAGAAGTTGTTTTGGCATATAAGGAAGTACCCAACGTATTGCCATATTTTGACTTGCCTTTGCAACATAGTCATCCAGATGTTTTAAGAGCAATGAATCGCCCTTGGCAATCAGATGTTAGCTCTGCTCTGCTTAATCGGATTAAAGAGCAATTACCAGAAGCTGTTATGCGCACAACCTTAATAGTTGGCTTTCCTGGAGAGACAAAAGCACAATTTGACCATCTTTGTGCTTTTGTAGAAAACCAGAAATTTGATCATGTTGGAGTATTTGCTTTCTCCAGAGAAGAGGGTACTGAGGCTGCAAAACTTCCTAATCAGGTGCCTTTTGAAATTGCACAAGCTAGAAAAGATAAACTTGTTGCTATTCAACAACCTATATCAGCTGCCAAAAACCAAGCCTTAATAGGACAAACTGTAGACGTTTTGATTGAACGTGAAGATCTTGCGACAGGAGAGTTAATTGGCCGCTCAGCTAGATTTGCTCCTGAGGTTGATGGAGAAGTTAGATTGCGTCCCTCCCAAGTTTTGTTTAATGATCTTCATGGGAAGATAGTTCCTGCATTGATTACAGGCTCTGAGCTATATGATCTAACAGGTGAAATAAATCATTTAAATTAA
- the petL gene encoding cytochrome b6-f complex subunit PetL has product MGIVFYFGIVVLGLGAAFAIQKILKAIKLI; this is encoded by the coding sequence ATGGGAATTGTTTTTTACTTCGGCATAGTTGTACTTGGCCTAGGAGCAGCTTTTGCTATACAAAAAATATTAAAAGCAATCAAGTTGATTTAA
- a CDS encoding DUF4346 domain-containing protein, with protein sequence MIQKMYSEALSKEIANIDEKHSRRFIALDPKGYFIIKLDQDTKEIIVEHYKNDIDKLGRAIDPDTGKPIKCEKGEKRCPNKVYKGQTAKELGIKLSEVEKETILISRLDHALYLGRELQKAEYCLIHGIAYVQD encoded by the coding sequence ATGATCCAAAAAATGTACTCTGAAGCATTATCGAAAGAAATAGCAAATATTGATGAAAAACATTCCAGGCGATTTATAGCCTTAGATCCAAAGGGTTACTTTATAATTAAACTAGATCAGGACACTAAGGAAATTATTGTAGAGCACTATAAAAACGATATAGATAAGCTTGGTAGAGCAATTGATCCTGATACAGGCAAACCAATTAAATGTGAAAAAGGTGAAAAGCGTTGTCCAAACAAGGTTTATAAAGGTCAAACTGCAAAAGAGCTAGGTATCAAACTCTCAGAAGTAGAAAAAGAGACTATACTTATCAGTCGTTTAGATCATGCGTTATATCTAGGGAGAGAACTCCAAAAGGCTGAATACTGCCTCATTCATGGAATTGCATATGTTCAAGACTAA
- a CDS encoding GNAT family N-acetyltransferase yields MGNILATWHKSIEEIPKEYWKDLQDKDSHPFFEWDWLYSLEHSGSISPKLGWQPIHLGIWKDNKPIALAPLYLKNHSYGEFIFDHSFVKLSEELGLRYYPKLIGMSPLSPVEGYKFFISPEENAEEITIRMLEIIDTFAIRNGILSCNFLYVDPKWKKIAEKSKYLPWLNRQSIWQSQGEKNFDEYLDKFNSNQRRNIKRERKSVQKSGLVISTISSNEIDQSILNTMYHLYKQHCAKWGVWGSKYLTKEFFTSLELESQRDKLLFFSAHHGNKKEPVAMSLCIKNKNMLWGRYWGSKEEIDCLHFEVCYYSPITWAIKHGIKSFDPGAGGSHKSRRGFVATPRTSLHKWYQRDMNQLIKEWLPKINSYINEEINTSNNEVPFKSNAPEL; encoded by the coding sequence ATGGGAAACATTTTAGCAACTTGGCATAAATCAATTGAAGAAATACCAAAAGAATATTGGAAAGATCTTCAGGATAAAGATTCGCACCCTTTCTTTGAATGGGATTGGCTTTATTCATTAGAACATTCTGGGAGTATTTCGCCAAAGCTTGGCTGGCAACCTATACATCTAGGAATCTGGAAAGATAATAAGCCTATAGCACTTGCACCTCTATATTTAAAAAATCACAGTTATGGAGAATTTATATTTGATCATTCATTTGTAAAATTATCTGAAGAATTAGGACTTAGGTATTATCCAAAACTTATAGGGATGAGTCCGCTAAGCCCAGTAGAAGGGTATAAATTCTTTATTTCACCAGAAGAGAATGCAGAGGAAATAACAATAAGAATGTTAGAGATTATAGATACATTCGCAATACGAAATGGGATACTAAGTTGTAACTTCCTTTATGTAGATCCTAAATGGAAGAAAATAGCAGAGAAGTCAAAATATTTACCATGGTTGAATCGACAAAGCATATGGCAATCTCAGGGTGAAAAGAACTTCGATGAATATCTTGATAAATTTAATTCTAATCAAAGACGAAATATCAAAAGAGAGCGCAAATCTGTTCAGAAATCTGGTTTAGTAATTTCAACAATAAGTTCAAATGAAATTGACCAGAGCATCTTAAATACTATGTATCATTTATATAAACAACACTGTGCCAAATGGGGAGTATGGGGAAGCAAATATTTAACAAAAGAATTCTTTACAAGTCTAGAATTAGAAAGCCAAAGAGATAAACTTTTATTCTTTAGTGCACATCATGGAAACAAAAAAGAACCAGTCGCTATGTCGCTATGTATAAAAAATAAAAACATGCTATGGGGTCGATATTGGGGAAGTAAGGAAGAAATTGATTGCCTACATTTCGAAGTTTGTTATTACTCTCCAATTACATGGGCAATTAAGCATGGAATCAAAAGCTTTGATCCTGGCGCAGGAGGATCGCACAAAAGTAGACGTGGATTTGTTGCTACTCCTAGAACCAGTCTGCACAAGTGGTATCAAAGAGATATGAATCAGCTGATAAAAGAATGGCTTCCAAAGATCAACAGTTATATTAATGAAGAAATCAATACATCAAACAATGAAGTTCCTTTTAAATCCAATGCTCCAGAACTATAG
- a CDS encoding RibD family protein, translating into MSLPWVKLVLAISLDGRIGFSDKPGQHIGGKGDRDVLEQALAWSDATLMGAGTLRAHKNTCLIKNPKLIKQRSFNRKGAQPICIVVSKEANFIPQWPFFDQPIRRWLLTRKRIETLDICSALFENILEFDNNLTETLATLKKKGLSKIVLLGGPDLVESFLIEDKINELQITIIPKVLGGEKLWVNSNNLPNNLTKSNSWILKKTEYLEGNELMLQYIRNYA; encoded by the coding sequence TTGAGTTTGCCTTGGGTGAAGCTTGTATTAGCTATAAGCTTAGATGGAAGGATAGGTTTTAGTGATAAGCCAGGGCAACATATTGGCGGCAAAGGAGACAGAGATGTTTTAGAACAAGCTTTAGCCTGGTCTGATGCAACATTAATGGGTGCTGGTACATTAAGAGCACATAAAAATACCTGTCTAATTAAGAATCCTAAATTAATTAAACAACGTTCTTTTAATAGAAAAGGCGCTCAGCCAATTTGCATAGTAGTTAGTAAAGAAGCAAATTTTATCCCTCAATGGCCTTTTTTTGACCAACCGATTAGGCGTTGGTTGTTAACAAGAAAAAGAATTGAAACATTAGACATATGCTCAGCTTTATTTGAGAATATATTAGAATTTGACAATAATTTGACAGAGACTTTAGCTACACTAAAAAAGAAGGGTTTATCTAAAATAGTTCTTCTAGGTGGTCCAGACTTGGTTGAATCATTTTTAATAGAAGACAAGATTAATGAATTGCAAATTACTATTATTCCTAAAGTATTAGGAGGTGAAAAACTATGGGTAAATTCTAATAACCTTCCTAATAACCTTACTAAATCAAATTCTTGGATATTAAAAAAAACAGAATACTTAGAAGGAAATGAATTAATGCTGCAGTATATAAGAAATTATGCTTAA
- a CDS encoding 6-pyruvoyl trahydropterin synthase family protein: MTEITSHTNHGKGRSCVITRRACFSSSHRYWLPELSDDDNASCFGNCALAPGHGHNYELIVSMAGELDSDGMVLNLSEVKHAIRQEVTNHLDFRFLNETWPEFDISTSEGCLPTTEALVRIIWNRLQPHLPIVSLRLYEQKSLWADYSGEDMNAYLTIQKHFAAAHRLAREELSPNENEVIYGKCARPHGHGHNYLVDITVKGAIDSRTGMICDLSALQKLVDDLVIEPFDHTFLNKDIPFFAKCVPTAENIALHIADRLVEPIKEIGATLHKVRLQESPNNAAEIYPNDSSCQNI; the protein is encoded by the coding sequence ATGACTGAGATCACATCTCATACAAATCATGGCAAAGGACGCTCTTGTGTAATCACACGTAGAGCATGCTTTAGCTCAAGCCATCGTTACTGGCTACCAGAATTGTCAGATGATGATAACGCTTCTTGCTTTGGTAACTGTGCATTAGCTCCAGGCCATGGACATAATTATGAGTTAATTGTCTCTATGGCAGGAGAACTCGATAGTGATGGAATGGTTCTTAATCTTTCAGAAGTGAAGCATGCAATCAGGCAAGAAGTTACCAATCACCTTGACTTTCGTTTTTTAAATGAAACATGGCCTGAATTTGATATCAGCACTTCTGAAGGTTGTTTACCAACTACTGAAGCATTAGTGCGAATCATATGGAATCGACTCCAACCTCACCTTCCCATCGTTTCACTTAGACTTTACGAGCAGAAAAGCCTATGGGCGGACTACAGTGGAGAAGATATGAATGCTTACCTAACTATTCAGAAACATTTTGCAGCAGCTCATCGGCTAGCGAGGGAAGAGCTTTCTCCAAATGAAAATGAAGTAATCTATGGAAAATGTGCTCGACCCCATGGGCATGGTCATAACTACCTAGTTGATATAACTGTCAAAGGTGCGATAGATAGTAGAACCGGAATGATATGTGATTTGTCTGCATTACAAAAACTAGTTGATGATTTAGTTATAGAGCCTTTCGATCACACCTTTTTAAATAAAGATATTCCATTTTTTGCGAAATGTGTTCCAACTGCGGAAAATATTGCTCTTCATATTGCAGACCGGCTAGTCGAGCCAATCAAAGAAATTGGGGCTACTTTGCACAAAGTCCGACTGCAAGAGAGTCCTAACAATGCAGCCGAAATCTATCCAAACGATTCAAGTTGTCAAAATATCTAA
- a CDS encoding shikimate kinase produces MDDLSRFNQVCKKLGGRNLYLVGMMGSGKSRTGPVLAKKLSYGFVDVDDVIEKVTNQSISEIFDQEGEIGFREIETQILQEIGQRHSLVVATGGGIVTRPENWGILHQGVVIWIDLDREIALSRLRSDETPRPLLQKNLDDNFDCLFKERLPIYLESDVHLSVREESPDDVAIGICTNLQLLLLKDEGLDGRQTIEE; encoded by the coding sequence ATGGATGATTTATCTCGTTTCAATCAAGTATGTAAAAAGTTAGGAGGTCGTAATCTTTATTTAGTAGGGATGATGGGATCTGGGAAGTCACGAACAGGCCCAGTTTTAGCTAAAAAACTTTCGTATGGTTTTGTTGATGTTGATGATGTTATAGAAAAAGTTACTAATCAATCCATTTCAGAAATCTTTGACCAAGAAGGTGAAATTGGCTTTAGAGAGATAGAAACGCAAATTTTGCAAGAGATTGGTCAGAGACATTCTCTAGTTGTAGCAACTGGCGGAGGTATTGTTACTCGACCAGAAAATTGGGGAATATTGCATCAAGGTGTTGTTATTTGGATTGATCTAGATCGTGAGATTGCTTTGTCAAGATTGCGCTCTGATGAAACACCGAGACCATTACTTCAAAAAAACCTTGACGATAACTTTGACTGTTTATTTAAGGAGCGCTTGCCTATTTATTTGGAATCGGATGTACATCTTTCTGTTCGGGAAGAGTCTCCAGATGACGTTGCAATTGGTATATGCACTAACTTGCAATTGTTGCTTCTTAAAGATGAGGGTCTAGACGGACGGCAAACCATTGAAGAGTAA
- a CDS encoding chlororespiratory reduction protein 7, with translation MSNPLIRACDHYVVLEPGQEERFLDKDETLFWLESWLGKLQELPKDLKSQGSVESAAQRLLDTACDLEIKPGFTLQWFAVRLDPHL, from the coding sequence ATGTCAAATCCTCTAATTCGCGCTTGTGACCACTATGTAGTTCTTGAACCTGGTCAGGAAGAGAGATTTTTAGATAAAGATGAAACCTTGTTTTGGTTAGAGAGTTGGTTAGGTAAATTACAAGAACTACCAAAAGATCTCAAAAGCCAAGGCTCAGTAGAATCTGCTGCTCAAAGATTATTAGATACAGCATGTGATCTTGAAATCAAACCAGGGTTTACTCTTCAATGGTTTGCCGTCCGTCTAGACCCTCATCTTTAA